A single region of the Streptomyces virginiae genome encodes:
- a CDS encoding 3-hydroxybutyryl-CoA dehydrogenase codes for MTPSIRRVGVVGGGRMGAGIAEVCARAGLDTVVAESDDAAARAARERVAVSLERAVQRGKLDRISAEDASARLVFTGELEDLADRQLVIEAVTENPEAKTEVFAALDKIVADPEAILATNTSAIPIMRLGMATGRADRVVGLHFFNPVPVLPLVEVVSSLHTSRDTLDTVEAFARDVLGKTVVRSQDRAGFVVNALLIPYLLSAVRMAESGFAAPEDVDAGMELGCAHPMGPLKLADLIGLDTVAAIAESLYEEFKEPLYAPPPLLQRMVQAGLLGRKSGRGFHTYGRG; via the coding sequence CCGCGCCGGCCTCGACACCGTCGTCGCCGAGTCGGACGACGCGGCCGCCCGGGCCGCCCGGGAACGCGTCGCCGTCTCCCTCGAACGAGCCGTGCAGCGCGGCAAACTGGACCGGATCTCCGCCGAGGACGCATCGGCCCGGCTCGTCTTCACCGGCGAGCTGGAGGACCTCGCCGACCGGCAGCTCGTCATCGAGGCCGTCACCGAGAACCCCGAGGCCAAGACCGAGGTCTTCGCCGCCCTCGACAAGATCGTGGCGGACCCGGAAGCGATCCTCGCCACGAACACCTCGGCCATCCCGATCATGCGGCTGGGCATGGCCACGGGCCGCGCCGACCGGGTCGTGGGCCTGCACTTCTTCAACCCCGTCCCCGTCCTGCCCCTCGTGGAGGTCGTCTCCTCCCTCCACACCTCGCGCGACACCCTCGACACCGTGGAGGCCTTCGCGCGCGACGTCCTGGGCAAGACCGTCGTCCGCTCCCAGGACCGGGCCGGCTTCGTGGTGAACGCGCTGCTGATCCCCTACCTCCTCTCGGCCGTCCGCATGGCCGAATCCGGGTTCGCCGCCCCCGAGGACGTGGACGCCGGGATGGAACTGGGCTGCGCGCACCCGATGGGCCCGCTCAAACTGGCGGACCTGATCGGCCTGGACACCGTCGCGGCCATCGCGGAATCCCTCTACGAGGAGTTCAAGGAACCCCTGTACGCGCCGCCCCCGCTGCTCCAGCGGATGGTGCAGGCGGGTCTGCTCGGCCGAAAGAGCGGCCGCGGGTTCCACACGTACGGCCGGGGCTGA
- a CDS encoding aminoglycoside phosphotransferase family protein has product MIETPEVFTRTTVEREGAAGAAWLAELPHIVDELLTRWQCVPDRAVMHGGVGIIVPVLRRASEPAVLKVSFPHPGNVHEPDAFEAWAGNGAVLLHERDDARFAMVLERVRTSTLEEVQDGDEVVTVAGRLSHRLAVPAPAGLPRLRDRSDSWEEQLRRDQVELTHTMAPYVVDAAVATVHELGRNQPDVLIHGDLHARNILRADREPWLAVDPKGYVGDPAYDGGTLLKTRALTLLGAEDLGKAVHRTLDLFVDAAELDRERVRRWAQLHAVQAAFWGRRHGFRVARGGPMLDWITEFADHLARLLTRPA; this is encoded by the coding sequence ATGATCGAGACACCCGAGGTGTTCACGCGGACCACCGTCGAGCGGGAGGGCGCGGCCGGCGCCGCGTGGCTCGCCGAACTCCCGCACATCGTCGATGAGTTGCTGACGCGCTGGCAGTGCGTACCGGACCGTGCGGTCATGCACGGAGGGGTCGGGATCATCGTTCCGGTGCTGCGGCGGGCCTCGGAGCCGGCCGTGCTGAAGGTGTCCTTCCCGCACCCCGGCAACGTCCACGAGCCGGACGCGTTCGAGGCGTGGGCGGGGAACGGCGCGGTCCTGCTGCACGAGCGCGACGACGCGCGCTTCGCGATGGTGCTGGAACGGGTCCGGACCTCGACGCTGGAGGAGGTCCAGGACGGTGACGAGGTCGTGACGGTGGCGGGGCGGCTCAGCCACCGCCTGGCCGTCCCCGCACCGGCAGGCCTGCCCCGGCTGCGGGACCGGAGCGACTCCTGGGAGGAGCAGCTGCGCCGCGATCAGGTGGAGTTGACGCACACGATGGCGCCGTACGTGGTGGACGCGGCGGTGGCGACCGTCCACGAGCTGGGGCGCAACCAGCCGGACGTCCTGATCCACGGTGACCTCCACGCCCGGAACATCCTGCGCGCGGACCGCGAGCCGTGGCTCGCCGTCGACCCCAAGGGCTATGTGGGTGACCCGGCCTACGACGGCGGCACCCTGCTCAAGACGCGCGCCTTGACCCTCCTCGGAGCCGAGGACCTCGGCAAGGCGGTCCACCGCACCCTGGACCTCTTCGTCGATGCCGCGGAGCTCGATCGCGAACGCGTCCGACGTTGGGCTCAGCTCCACGCCGTACAGGCGGCGTTCTGGGGCCGTCGGCACGGCTTCCGGGTCGCCCGCGGCGGCCCGATGCTCGACTGGATCACGGAGTTCGCCGACCACCTGGCCCGGTTGCTGACGCGGCCGGCCTGA